In Paramormyrops kingsleyae isolate MSU_618 chromosome 11, PKINGS_0.4, whole genome shotgun sequence, the genomic window ATACAAACCCAACGCACTAAGCAGGGATGAGCAGTGTGGGCCAGAGTGCCACCTTGCTGAGGGACGCCCGTTGGGGACAGGAAGGGATGGGTGGGGACAGTGCCGAAGCTGGGGTGGGCAGCAGGAAGACAGGCAGCAAGAGAATGGAGGAGCTGTCCCAGTCATTTAGAGACCAGCAGCTTCAGTGCAGCTTCCTCCTCTTGGGGCGTAAACGGCGCTTTCGCTGCCTGAATAGGTGCCGGAAGTTGATGAAGAGACCTGAGAGGGAAGAAGGTCCGCCAGCGTTTAGGCGCGGATGCATGCCGGCTTGTTACTGCCGATTGTCAGCCACAAACGGACGGGACAGCCAGCCAACTCACCCAGGAACATGAGCACGAGGTAGATCTGCAGCGAGTAGGAGAAGCTCAGGGAGCTGCCCAAGCTTTCGGGAAGCGGGATGCTGAAGAGGCGGGTCTCGTCGAAGATGGGCAGCGACTGGATGACGGCCACCGCTTGGGGGGGGCCCACAGGCTTATTAGTGTCACGGTCACCACGTCCCTGATTGGATATGCAGGATAAGCAGGTGACACTGACCTTCTGCCAGCACCCCCATAGGGTACAGAGGGATCCAGAGAGAGTAGCGGAGCCAGGTGAGCATGGTCCACTCGGTGCTGATGCAGGCCAGCATGTAGTACGGGTACCTACAGCGAGCAGAAAAGCTCAGAGCCCACAGGCAACATCCTCAACACACTCAACGTCGCCCAATAGGCTCAACGTGAAACCTAGCGGCTTATAAGAGATAGCCTAATGCTAACCCTATCCGCAACGCTGACCTTAACCCGAGGGCTGACCCAGACCTCACCTGAAGATCTCGATTATACTCCACAGGTAGAAGACGAAGAAGACCACCGCTTTGTTCTGCATGTCCTCCAGGCTCCCAAAGATGACGAACAGGATGACGTTCCTTCCCACCAGCTGCCCACGACGGGCACAAACGACGGGCACAAACGAACAAGAGGCTCGTGTTCAGATGCATGGGTGGCAATTCCATAGAAACAACCTACATGTTTCAACTATGGTATGATCCGAGGATGAGACCTGGCAGACATTTTTATAGCATATCCATTTGCCTGAGCTTCATAAAGGATGCATCACTCTCACGATGTGATCAGCGCTGCCCCATCAAGGAGAGGATCGCTTTCACATTGCATGCTTCCTGAAGCAGCCTCTTGGCTCACCACAAACCCGTACTATAAGAGGGATCATTGACAGAAGGGTGGACGGATAAGTTGCACACTAATAATGTTCAATACTTAACTAGGCTGCATCCTGATATGACCCAAACAGTTTCCAGGTACGACTACGCCTCTCTACCCACAATGCCCTATGAGAGCAGTGCCCTCATCTTGCAGGTTCAAACCTGGATAAGCGGTGGCATGAGTCCCGTTCTGACGATACCCAGGGCAGGATTGACGACCTCTACCACAGCCAGGATCTGGCAGAAGTACATCATATCAGCAATGGTGTGGAAGGTGTCATAGAGGGAATCTGGGAGGAGAAGAGAGGCCCATCAGTTTGTTATGATATACCTTTCCAGTACAGCACACACTTTCCCCCTGTCGCACATGCAGCATAGATCCTGCCCTGTCCTTCAGCCTTTAAATAGCTCCTGTGAGTTCTCGTAAGAGATTGGCACAAGGTCTCCGCAGGGCATGTGACCTCCAGCTGCCATGGCAACAAAAACACAGGTTGCCCCCAGAGTATCGGCAGCCTAGCTAAACGACAGACACGGATGCCATGAACCCTCACCCTGTCCCAGGATAAAGAGGCGCACGGTCATGTTGACGAAGATCCAAGAGAAGCCCAGGAACTGCACCAGGTTGTACATGAAGAGGTAGCCTCTTTTCAGGCCCAGGTAGGCTGGAAGGACACCAAGAGAGAGGAGTCGTGTTTGCTCACATGCATCGAGATGCAGAAGTGGGGCCGCAGTCACAGTCACACGCCGAGGTTACTTACGATCCTTGGGAGACCGAGACTCCACAGAGACTTTGCTGATTTTCTCCTCCTTTCAGGGAAACGATCATTAGCTTTGACATTGATGACCGAGGACAGCAATGCAGTTTTTAAAGTTTGCCCCCAAACATACGTTATTTTGAACATGCAAATATGCCACTAAAAAATGACAGTTATATTTTAAGTGACGGCTGAATTACACATCATGAAGTATCATTCTAGTAAGTCAGACCCCCCTACAGGACCAGAGacttggatggggggggggggggcggacacCTTGGCACGGAGCTCCATCTCCGCGTCGGACTCCTCCATCCAGCGGTCAAAGTCAGGGGCCAAGAAGACGGGCTTGCGTTCCTGCAACGTTAGCCGGTCCCACCACGAGTGCTCCTGCTTCCTGACTGTGATGTTCACCTGACGCTGAGTGGACCTGTGAGTCACCTGAACACACACACGTGCTCAGGCCGGTGTTCAGAGGCCATGTACTGTCACTCAGATActacagtgtttcccctaccatcaTATTAGGAGGGCGCTCTGCCCCACCAACAGCATCTCCTGTCCCCCCTTGAaagtcaagttaattttatttaattttattttctatatagcaccagatcacaacagaagtcatttaaggttacctttcctacagaacaggtctatacattgtccttttattaaacaaattgaatagccttatgttatttatcttatttacacaacagcttgtcatttttgtctctacacggtcacgcgtttacaattctcttctgctctctgtatcgcgcatggcggagttccgccctGATGCGTGTGCACAGACACGTatgcgcacacacaggtgagcacactcccaccagcggacagagagcgcgtCGGATAATGTCGcatcaaccacctgaaaagcagacaaaaatatctgcgttTTTTTGACAGCTGTCGGTGTCcatctgcgccccccccccaaaaaagctgTAAACGTAGGGAAAACACTGTACTAACACACATAGACTGGTGTTCAGAGGCTGTGTACTGCCCCTGAGACCAACACACATAAGCCATTCTTCTGAGGCTGTGTACTGACACTCAGACACCAACACACACATCATTTTAAGAGAGAACCCCAAAGCAGAGACACCTCAGCAACAGCCACGGCTTACAATCACTCGTACCTGGGGCTCCACTGATTCCAGAAACTCCAAACTGAACTCATACTCATTGTCTCCCTTCGCTCCATGACCCTGGGCTGGAAAACAGGACAGTGAGCAAACATTAAAATTACCTGAGAACGATATCTGCGTGCATTCATCTAAATATAGACGAATGCAAATCGAGCTTTCGTGCACATCAGAAATTACCTCTGAAGTGAAGGGTGTTCTCATGCACGCTGATATCGAGGTCCTGCAGAAGAACACACACGATCGGTGACTTAGCAAAGACGACGAGAGACACGGGGGAACAAAGAAGGGGAACACAGcctccaccccccctgccccctgcccagCACGTACATCCGCAGTCtccacaaaaagaaaaaaacgttTACAGTTACTACACTATACATGATAAGAGGAACTATAGGAAGATGGTTGTTGATTTcacaaatgtctcaactgatgTTATCAAGTTTCTACTATCAAAAAACTCCCCAGGCTGCCATATGTTCTAAAGCTGCTCTTCACAGAAAACACAGTCTTCTCTTCGAGCTACAGTATAGCAGTCATCTGAGAGAATGTCTCCACAACTGACCCACTATGCACAAGGTATAACATGCTCATATATGACGTTACCATCTGCAGAGATTCTTAAGAATGGTACATTCATAACAGTTGATTCATTTAACTAATATTGCTGGTCAGCTTAGCTGCGAAACCATGACCTCTGCAATTAAAATCAGGCATTTAAAACAAGCAACGACATATTTTTAAAGCAAAGGAACTTTAAAAGGAGCTCAGTAGGCTTCATCTTTATTTAAAACCTGCTATATGATCCCCACCACAGGATGACAACAACTCCTTGTGCTCAGGAGGAGCCTCCTTTTGAAATGCAAATCGAGAACCCTGCCACAACAGCGCTCTGCACGGGGCCATGGTGCAGAAAAACACCGGGAACCTGCCTCGATCTTGCTGCCGACCCACAGAGAGCACCAGAGGTTCCCTGTTAAGTACtattatttaaatgaataagGCCTGAGCATGACAACCTATttgcataaaatatacatacGAGCACCACCTGTTTTTGCAACGAAATACAGCCGTTCAAATGGCGGTTCATATTTCCAGGCAGGTGTCAAGTGAACACAATGCCACAGGGCAAACTCCTCCATAAAGCAAGGGTTTTACAGAACATACACCGATGCTcacaataatattaaataatcaAACAGGAAGATGCATGTAACACGACACATTCTAAATACTTAAAGATTAACACGTGACTGTATTAATACCATAATTATTTCCTTAACTTCACATGTTTTGTCCAATATCAAATTGCGGTTCTCTTTATTTAACACTGGTGTACTGCTGGACCTTTGGCCGGACCGCTGACATTACTGGACACAGACACGCGCAGCGCCCACGCGACACGGACACGCGCAGGTCCACGCAGCCTTTATTAAAATATAGAGTAAACATGGCTCTTCGGCAAAACTGCATTAACCCTTTTggttataaattataaaaaaaccTGTTTGTCCAGCTGACACATTATTTTATGCACGCTTTGAAGAGAGCCAAAACtggacatttttaaaattttaacaaccaATGGAGATAGCGACATGTTTTAAAAGAAGCAGGTCAACCCGATGGGACTTATTAAACAAACTTTTTGGGCATTTTTACAGAAGAGCAGTAGTATAATGACATGCTTATACTTGTTTTGCTGCAAAGATGATGGACGCCGAAGACCATGTAACGCCCTCCCCCTGTTACTACTCCAGCAGGTAATCAAGAGAGGGCTGCTGCCTCCTCGTCAGCTGGCATCGACATTACAATTAAAAACAGTTATGCGCCCCGGGAGGCGGCTCGCCTGCCCATGCCCCACCGTACCCGGCTCCTCTCTCACTGTCACCATCACCGTCACATACCTGAGCGTCGCTCAGCTCCACGCGCAGGTAAATTTCGCCGTGCCGCTGAGCCCAGTAAACGTGCGGGGTGAGCGTCTGCATCGTGAGCTGGAGGAAATGCCTAGAGTTATTTCAGtctaaataaaatagaaaaatgaATGGGGTCATAAAGCACACCAGCAGGATAAACCGTTTCGAAGGATTCACGGGAAGCTGCCCAGAACATTCCGCAAAGCCAGCGTGCGCGCCGTCGACACCTCGTGCAGCGAACGGGCTCGTGCACTGGCGCTTGGAGAGCCCCTAGGCGGATACAACCACGTGATCAGGAAGCGGGGTCCAGATTGGGCTGAGCAGATACGGAAGATAAACTCAAATTTTATGCCTGTGTTAgggagaagggtctggctgcagacacTGTGGAGCTCCACAGTAAGCGGAAACACGTGACCTCCACAGTAGGCGGAAACACGTCACCGCCACAGTAGGCAGGAACACGTGGAGCTCCACAGTAAGCGGAAACACGTGACTTCAAATTTGAACACAGTTACGTCGCACgagaaatgtttttgtgttgtaTCCCGTATTGCAATATATTGGAATAAAAGGTTTAAAAAATATAGGATGTACTTAATAGACAAATTAATAACAATAGACTTTGACAGCGAAAACTAAATTGCGTTTTTGTTACTGTTGATAATGCTGAGAAATAAACATGGTTCTAATTAAGTGTTTTTAATTcgtaaaatgtatataaaaatattattgatTACAAGCTAATACATTACTGTTAATAGCAACTAAGCTTTTTAATGTTACAAGTATAAACAATGCTGTTATATTTGCAATGtaatcttttattttaaattgtagTAGTATAATTAACctatggggatcaataaagttcaacTATAAGTATGAACAAGGAAACAAGTGAACAAAATTTTGAAATAAgtttaattgtaattttttatttacattgaaaaaaaacacataaaaaaaaaaaacaaacagccagtGCCTTCCTCCGTCCATTATTTTTCAAACATAGCATTGACCCTTAGCCCCTGCTCGTCAACACATGCCTGTAGAAAGAGCTCCATGTCCTCCGCACACTGAAAAACAAAGATGAAGAAGTCCCTTGCTTCAGTGTCTTCTTCCTCCAGCATCTCTCTCAAGACCCTCTGCTGGTCCTCTTTATTTAAGGACAGATATTTTGGCATGGTTATGTGTTCATGGAAAAGCGCCTTATTTTGGACAACCCACTGCACAGCAGTATGCAGATCTTGAACAACTGCTGGCTCCTGTGTCAAGCAAATGGGGATAAAAAGTTAGATATTCTCTGAAGCAGAACGGTTATTTTAACAGTGAGTCAAGTCACTAACC contains:
- the hacd3 gene encoding very-long-chain (3R)-3-hydroxyacyl-CoA dehydratase, translating into MQTLTPHVYWAQRHGEIYLRVELSDAQDLDISVHENTLHFRAQGHGAKGDNEYEFSLEFLESVEPQVTHRSTQRQVNITVRKQEHSWWDRLTLQERKPVFLAPDFDRWMEESDAEMELRAKEEKISKVSVESRSPKDPYLGLKRGYLFMYNLVQFLGFSWIFVNMTVRLFILGQDSLYDTFHTIADMMYFCQILAVVEVVNPALGIVRTGLMPPLIQLVGRNVILFVIFGSLEDMQNKAVVFFVFYLWSIIEIFRYPYYMLACISTEWTMLTWLRYSLWIPLYPMGVLAEAVAVIQSLPIFDETRLFSIPLPESLGSSLSFSYSLQIYLVLMFLGLFINFRHLFRQRKRRLRPKRRKLH